The Balearica regulorum gibbericeps isolate bBalReg1 chromosome 5, bBalReg1.pri, whole genome shotgun sequence genome window below encodes:
- the SLC8A3 gene encoding sodium/calcium exchanger 3 isoform X3: MERGISEVAERKLTVEEEEAKRIAEMGKPILGEHPKLEVIIEESYEFKSTVDKLIKKTNLALVVGTHSWRDQFMEAITVSAAGDEDEDESGEERLPSCFDYVMHFLTVFWKVLFACVPPTEYCNGWACFVVSILIIGMLTAVIGDLASHFGCTIGLKDSVTAVVFVAFGTSVPDTFASKAAAIQDVYADASISNVTGSNAVNVFLGIGLAWSVAAIYWASQGQEFQVSAGTLAFSVTLFTIFAFICISVLLYRRRPHIGGELGGPRGCKLATTLLFVSLWLLYILFATLEAYCYIKGF; this comes from the exons ATGGAACGAGGAATATCAG AGGTGGCTGAGAGGAAGCTGACGGTTGAAGAGGAGGAAGCCAAGAGGATTGCAGAGATGGGCAAACCAATACTTGGCGAGCATCCCAAACTAGAAGTCATCATTGAGGAGTCCTATGAGTTCAAG AGCACCGTGGACAAGCTGATTAAGAAGACAAACCTGGCTTTGGTTGTAGGGACACATTCCTGGAGGGACCAGTTCATGGAGGCCATTACCGTCAGTGCAG CGGgtgatgaggatgaggatgagtCCGGCGAGGAGCGCCTGCCGTCCTGCTTCGACTACGTGATGCACTTCCTGACTGTCTTCTGGAAGGTGCTGTTCGCCTGCGTGCCCCCCACCGAGTACTGCAACGGCTGGGCCTGCTTCGTCGTCTCCATCCTCATCATCGGCATGCTCACAGCCGTCATTGGCGACCTTGCCTCCCACTTTGGCTGCACCATCGGCCTCAAGGACTCGGTGACCGCCGTCGTCTTTGTCGCCTTTGGCACTTCCGTACCAG ACACGTTTGCCAGCAAAGCCGCGGCCATCCAGGACGTGTACGCCGATGCCTCCATCAGCAACGTCACGGGCAGCAACGCCGTCAACGTCTTCTTGGGCATCGGGCTGGCGTGGTCAGTGGCGGCGATCTACTGGGCATCACAGGGGCAGGAGTTCCAGGTGTCGGCAGGCACCCTGGCCTTCTCCGTCACCCTCTTCACCATCTTCGCCTTCATCTGCATCAGCGTCCTCCTCTACCGCCGGCGGCCCCACATCGGTGGAGAGCTGGGCGGTCCCCGAGGGTGCAAACTGGCCACGACGTTGCTCTTCGTCAGCCTCTGGCTGCTGTACATCCTCTTTGCCACCCTGGAGGCCTATTGCTACATCAAGGGGTTTTAG